A window of Taeniopygia guttata chromosome 14, bTaeGut7.mat, whole genome shotgun sequence contains these coding sequences:
- the KNOP1 gene encoding lysine-rich nucleolar protein 1 isoform X2 has protein sequence MIIKKKRKEICEEPIQKKKKLKTTIKIGEDVQTVSETKDNRHFKKKTKTRKKENLKDECLHKWQPKNNKKKKKKVGSELLREDNLESFVNIKGHLDLQLQEKSEKQIKIIKKKKKKVQCHFSLENNESSDVELSNHRTDGTKKNELSLKKKRKNTASDLELDGEVTKKKKKKYRFLLEDIQDSEQRQSAKVCKNPHQCTSQEAVSMGEDYDTDYAQSGGESYVRRKKKKKGKSDNFLALAVNEDYMHRVPGNPTALSDFRKRKNDNSWEFTLTSREEEDKIKNFGRIKEMKKKKKKAVSSSAYEDKQDRSHCIPDKHLPAQQEVELEEEELSGKKHRKTLKDNNEVSKKKKKKIKKKEKETTYSEVSLNNDSASKSQKTLLESHKKKESEMERAQCVTGDTADGALCSSNPVLCDRKTKKREKVPPQDLAEEPGSKAVARKTKTESPWSESAEHLDDGVIIVQEKKGNCDEINIDKVRRQALQEEIDRESGKTKALSSKVGQDMKLGQWSTATFKSSEQQMKFFRLMGGFKKGSVPIQSPSANTNKPNMALNQEGQEKLQQALKMEFDKAMDLKQHRGIGLGFQPNANKKVYIDKYASRSIKFED, from the exons AtgataataaagaaaaagagaaaagaaatttgtGAGGAGCctattcagaaaaagaaaaagttgaaGACTACCATTAAAATTGGGGAAGATGTTCAAACTGTCAGTGAAACTAAGGACAATCGCCATTTCAAGAAAAAGACGAAgacaaggaaaaaggaaaatttaaaagatGAATGCTTACACAAATGGCAACCAaagaataataagaaaaagaagaagaaagttggCTCTGAATTACTCAGAGAAGATAATTTAGAAAGCTTTGTGAATATAAAAGGTCATTTGGATTTACAACTTcaagaaaaatcagagaaacaaattaaaataatcaaaaagaagaaaaaaaaagtccagtGTCATTTCTCCTTGGAGAATAATGAGAGTAGTGATGTGGAGCTTTCAAATCATCGCACAGATGGTACTAAGAAAAAtgaattatctttaaaaaaaaagagaaagaatacTGCTTCAGATTTGGAATTGGATGGTGAggtaacaaagaaaaaaaagaagaaataccGTTTTTTGTTAGAGGACATCCAGGACAGTGAACAAAGGCAATCTGCAAAAGTCTGTAAAAACCCCCACCAATGCACTTCACAAGAAGCAGTTTCTATGGGTGAGGACTATGACACAGATTATGCCCAGAGTGGTGGGGAGAGTTatgtgagaagaaaaaagaaaaagaaaggtaaatCTGACAATTTTTTAGCACTGGCAGTTAATGAGGACTACATGCATCGAGTTCCTGGTAACCCCACTGCATTAAGTGActtcagaaaaaggaagaatgatAATTCCTGGGAATTTACATTGACaagcagagaggaagaggaCAAAATTAAGAACTTTGGGCGTATcaaagagatgaaaaagaagaaaaaaaaagctgtttcttcCTCAGCCTATGAAGATAAGCAAGACCGAAGTCACTGCATTCCTGATAAGcatctcccagcacagcaagaaGTTGAGCTTGAGGAGGAAGAGCTGTCTGGAAAGAAACACAGGAAGACTTTAAAGGATAATAATGAAGTcagtaagaagaaaaagaagaagattaagaaaaaggagaaggaaacaaCATACTCAGAAGTTTCTTTAAACAATGACAGTGCTTCTAAAAGCCAAAAAACACTGCTAGAAAGCCATAAGAAGAAAGAGAGTGAAATGGAGCGAGCGCAGTGTGTTACAGGGGACACTGCAGATGGGGCATTATGCAGTAGTAATCCTGTACTGTGTGACAGGAAAAcgaaaaaaagggaaaaagtacCACCACAGGACTTAGCTGAAGAACCAGGTTCAAAAGCAGTTGCAAGAAAGACGAAGACAGAATCGCCATGGAGTGAGTCAGCG GAACATCTAGATGATGGTGTAATTATtgtgcaggaaaagaaaggaaactgtGATGAAATTAACATAGACAAG GTGAGGCGGCAGGCCCTGCAAGAAGAAATTGACCGAGAATCTGGCAAAACCAAAGCTCTCAGTTCCAAAGTGGGACAG GATATGAAGCTTGGACAGTGGAGTACAGCTACTTTTAAAAGTTCTGAGCAACAAATGAAGTTTTTTAGACTAATGGGTGGCTTTAAAAAGGGTTCTGTGCCTATTCAAAGTCCCTCAGCAAatacaaacaaaccaaacatgGCTCTGAAccaggaagggcaggagaagTTACAGcaggctctgaagatggagttTGATAAAGCAATGGACTTGAAGCAACACAGAGGAATTGGTCTTGGATTTCAGCCTAATGCCAACAAAAAAGTATATATAGACAAATATGCATCTAGATCCATAAAATTTGAAGATTAA
- the KNOP1 gene encoding lysine-rich nucleolar protein 1 isoform X1: MAASRALPGSGSGSARAGRARRDRFRSGGGAARGRGRMIIKKKRKEICEEPIQKKKKLKTTIKIGEDVQTVSETKDNRHFKKKTKTRKKENLKDECLHKWQPKNNKKKKKKVGSELLREDNLESFVNIKGHLDLQLQEKSEKQIKIIKKKKKKVQCHFSLENNESSDVELSNHRTDGTKKNELSLKKKRKNTASDLELDGEVTKKKKKKYRFLLEDIQDSEQRQSAKVCKNPHQCTSQEAVSMGEDYDTDYAQSGGESYVRRKKKKKGKSDNFLALAVNEDYMHRVPGNPTALSDFRKRKNDNSWEFTLTSREEEDKIKNFGRIKEMKKKKKKAVSSSAYEDKQDRSHCIPDKHLPAQQEVELEEEELSGKKHRKTLKDNNEVSKKKKKKIKKKEKETTYSEVSLNNDSASKSQKTLLESHKKKESEMERAQCVTGDTADGALCSSNPVLCDRKTKKREKVPPQDLAEEPGSKAVARKTKTESPWSESAEHLDDGVIIVQEKKGNCDEINIDKVRRQALQEEIDRESGKTKALSSKVGQDMKLGQWSTATFKSSEQQMKFFRLMGGFKKGSVPIQSPSANTNKPNMALNQEGQEKLQQALKMEFDKAMDLKQHRGIGLGFQPNANKKVYIDKYASRSIKFED; this comes from the exons atggccgCGTCCCGCGCGTTGCCGGGCAGCGGCTCCGGCAGTGcccgcgcggggcgggcgcggcgcgaTCGCTtccggagcggcggcggcgctgcaCGTGGCCGCGGGAG AAtgataataaagaaaaagagaaaagaaatttgtGAGGAGCctattcagaaaaagaaaaagttgaaGACTACCATTAAAATTGGGGAAGATGTTCAAACTGTCAGTGAAACTAAGGACAATCGCCATTTCAAGAAAAAGACGAAgacaaggaaaaaggaaaatttaaaagatGAATGCTTACACAAATGGCAACCAaagaataataagaaaaagaagaagaaagttggCTCTGAATTACTCAGAGAAGATAATTTAGAAAGCTTTGTGAATATAAAAGGTCATTTGGATTTACAACTTcaagaaaaatcagagaaacaaattaaaataatcaaaaagaagaaaaaaaaagtccagtGTCATTTCTCCTTGGAGAATAATGAGAGTAGTGATGTGGAGCTTTCAAATCATCGCACAGATGGTACTAAGAAAAAtgaattatctttaaaaaaaaagagaaagaatacTGCTTCAGATTTGGAATTGGATGGTGAggtaacaaagaaaaaaaagaagaaataccGTTTTTTGTTAGAGGACATCCAGGACAGTGAACAAAGGCAATCTGCAAAAGTCTGTAAAAACCCCCACCAATGCACTTCACAAGAAGCAGTTTCTATGGGTGAGGACTATGACACAGATTATGCCCAGAGTGGTGGGGAGAGTTatgtgagaagaaaaaagaaaaagaaaggtaaatCTGACAATTTTTTAGCACTGGCAGTTAATGAGGACTACATGCATCGAGTTCCTGGTAACCCCACTGCATTAAGTGActtcagaaaaaggaagaatgatAATTCCTGGGAATTTACATTGACaagcagagaggaagaggaCAAAATTAAGAACTTTGGGCGTATcaaagagatgaaaaagaagaaaaaaaaagctgtttcttcCTCAGCCTATGAAGATAAGCAAGACCGAAGTCACTGCATTCCTGATAAGcatctcccagcacagcaagaaGTTGAGCTTGAGGAGGAAGAGCTGTCTGGAAAGAAACACAGGAAGACTTTAAAGGATAATAATGAAGTcagtaagaagaaaaagaagaagattaagaaaaaggagaaggaaacaaCATACTCAGAAGTTTCTTTAAACAATGACAGTGCTTCTAAAAGCCAAAAAACACTGCTAGAAAGCCATAAGAAGAAAGAGAGTGAAATGGAGCGAGCGCAGTGTGTTACAGGGGACACTGCAGATGGGGCATTATGCAGTAGTAATCCTGTACTGTGTGACAGGAAAAcgaaaaaaagggaaaaagtacCACCACAGGACTTAGCTGAAGAACCAGGTTCAAAAGCAGTTGCAAGAAAGACGAAGACAGAATCGCCATGGAGTGAGTCAGCG GAACATCTAGATGATGGTGTAATTATtgtgcaggaaaagaaaggaaactgtGATGAAATTAACATAGACAAG GTGAGGCGGCAGGCCCTGCAAGAAGAAATTGACCGAGAATCTGGCAAAACCAAAGCTCTCAGTTCCAAAGTGGGACAG GATATGAAGCTTGGACAGTGGAGTACAGCTACTTTTAAAAGTTCTGAGCAACAAATGAAGTTTTTTAGACTAATGGGTGGCTTTAAAAAGGGTTCTGTGCCTATTCAAAGTCCCTCAGCAAatacaaacaaaccaaacatgGCTCTGAAccaggaagggcaggagaagTTACAGcaggctctgaagatggagttTGATAAAGCAATGGACTTGAAGCAACACAGAGGAATTGGTCTTGGATTTCAGCCTAATGCCAACAAAAAAGTATATATAGACAAATATGCATCTAGATCCATAAAATTTGAAGATTAA